The window AATAGCAAATAGTCTCCTGGTAAAAAAAAACCAAAAAACAACCCGGTTTCAGCAAAAACAACAACAAGCAGGAAATAAAAACCTCCCCTACTTATGATGGATTGAGCGTCCGTTAAATTTTGAAGGTAATCCCAAAAACTTTCCATTCACTATATCTGTAAAACTACAAATATTATATCAATTTGTAGTACCCAGTTACTATTAAATGAAATAGGAAATAAAATCGGGGTAAACACCGATGATGATAGTCGCCAATGCCGAAATAGCAAAAACAATTTTATAGTAAGCCGGCACTACCAGTTCGGCCCTGTCTGCCGACCTGAAATACATGGCCACAATAACCCTGAAGTAGTAGAAAATACTGATGATGGCGTTTACAACAGCTACTATAACCAGCCAAAACTGGTATTTAGCAAGCGCTCCGGTAAACATATAAAACTTGCCCATAAAGCCTGCGGTAAGCGGGATACCGGCTAATGAAAGCATTGCTATAGTGAGCACTAATGCCAGGAAAGGGTTCTTTTTTGCAAGGCCGTTAAAGCTCTCAAAATTATCGCTGCCGCTTTGCTGTTGCACCAAAATAAGGGCGCCAAAAGCTACAATTGATGCAACAGAATAGGCTGTTGCATAAATAAATACCGAATTGGCCGAACTTGCACCTAAAGCCACAATTGCAAAAAGCAGGTAACCGGCATGCGAAATACTTGAAAAAGCAAGCATCCTTTTAAAGCTTTGCTGATATAATGCGGTAATATTGCCTATAAACAACGTTGCCACAGTGATAACCAGTAAAATTGGTGTCCAGAAATCAGATATTGGTGCGAAGCATACTGAAAACAACCGCAGGAATGCCGCAAAGCCGGCAGTTTTTACGACTGTAGACATGAAAGCAGTGATTAGCGTTGGCGAACCCTCGTACACGTCCGGTGTCCAGAAATGGAATGGTGCAGCACCTACTTTAAAGCAAAGGCCAACAATGATAAGCCCTATACCTGTATAAAACATAGGATCGGCATGTGGAT is drawn from Mucilaginibacter ginsenosidivorax and contains these coding sequences:
- a CDS encoding NADH-quinone oxidoreductase subunit N, with the translated sequence MTTLIIISVLPIVLLYLGLYKASKALLPVTIVGLLAALACAVAEYKRPDTTIPTFHGMMMFNNFSVVFSSIAIITTILILLLSAGYFEKISNHVAEYYAIILFSLAGIIVMVSYYNLTMMFIGIEIMSVSLYILAGIKKSDFASNEAALKYFLMGAFSTGFLLFGITLLYGTTGSFSLEVISDWVVAHPHADPMFYTGIGLIIVGLCFKVGAAPFHFWTPDVYEGSPTLITAFMSTVVKTAGFAAFLRLFSVCFAPISDFWTPILLVITVATLFIGNITALYQQSFKRMLAFSSISHAGYLLFAIVALGASSANSVFIYATAYSVASIVAFGALILVQQQSGSDNFESFNGLAKKNPFLALVLTIAMLSLAGIPLTAGFMGKFYMFTGALAKYQFWLVIVAVVNAIISIFYYFRVIVAMYFRSADRAELVVPAYYKIVFAISALATIIIGVYPDFISYFI